One window of Oryza brachyantha chromosome 12, ObraRS2, whole genome shotgun sequence genomic DNA carries:
- the LOC102704201 gene encoding purple acid phosphatase 2-like — MAAVAVVTLLLLLAVASVARGGVTSTYRRRLQALPDMPLDADVFRPPAGFNAPEQVHITLGDLTGLAMTVSWVTPKLPDTNVVRYGLRPDNLTRTANGGFRRYSYGRKYRSGFIYHATLTGLEHATKYHYAVGSGTTARAFSFTTPPKPGPDVPYKFGLIGDLGQTFHSNDTLTHYEASGADAVLFIGDLSYADNHPDHDNNRWDTWARFVERSVAYQPWIWTTGNHELDFAPELGETMPFKPFTNRYPTPFKASGSTRPLWYSVRMASAHVIVLASYAAYGKYTPQWTWLQGELKRVDRKVTPWLLVCVHSPWYNSNGYHYMEGESMRVEFERWLVDAKADVVLAGHVHSYERTHRVSNVAYDIANGMATPVFNRSAPVYINIGDGGNIEGLADNFRWPQPEYSAFREASFGHATLQIMNRTHAYYEWHRNSDGVKVVADHAWFTNRYWMPTDTN; from the coding sequence ATGGCGGCGGTCGCCGTGGTGACGTTGTTACTCCTCCTGGCCGTCGCATCGGTCGCGCGGGGAGGCGTCACGAGCACGTACCGGAGGAGGCTGCAGGCGCTGCCGGACATGCCGCTCGACGCCGACGTGTTCCGGCCACCGGCGGGATTCAACGCGCCGGAGCAGGTGCACATAACGCTGGGCGACCTCACCGGCCTCGCCATGACCGTGTCCTGGGTGACGCCCAAGCTGCCCGACACCAACGTCGTCCGCTACGGCCTCCGCCCCGACAACCTCACCCGCACGGCCAATGGCGGCTTCCGCCGCTACTCCTACGGCCGCAAGTACCGCTCGGGGTTCATCTACCACGCCACCCTCACCGGCCTCGAGCACGCCACCAAGTACCACTACGCCGTCGGCTCCGGCACCACCGCCAGGGCCTTCTCCTTCACCACGCCGCCCAAGCCCGGCCCCGACGTGCCCTACAAGTTCGGCCTCATCGGCGACCTCGGCCAGACCTTCCACTCCAACGACACGCTCACCCACTACGAGgcctccggcgccgacgccgtcctCTTCATCGGCGACCTCTCCTACGCCGACAACCACCCGGACCACGACAACAACCGGTGGGACACGTGGGCCCGCTTCGTCGAGCGCAGCGTCGCGTACCAGCCGTGGATCTGGACCACCGGCAACCACGAGCTCGACTTCGCGCCGGAGCTGGGCGAGACGATGCCGTTCAAGCCATTCACCAACCGCTACCCGACGCCGTTCAAGGCGTCCGGGAGCACGCGGCCGCTCTGGTACTCCGTCAGGATGGCGTCGGCGCACGTCATCGTGCTGGCCTCCTACGCCGCCTACGGCAAGTACACGCCGCAGTGGACGTGGCTGCAGGGCGAGCTGAAGCGCGTCGACCGGAAGGTGACGCCATGGCTGCTCGTCTGCGTGCACTCGCCGTGGTACAACAGCAACGGCTACCACTACATGGAGGGCGAGTCGATGCGGGTGGAGTTCGAGCGGTGGCTCGTCGACGCCAAGGCCGACGTGGTGCTCGCCGGACACGTCCACTCGTACGAGCGCACGCACCGCGTCTCCAACGTCGCCTACGACATCGCCAACGGCATGGCCACGCCGGTCTTCAACCGCTCGGCGCCGGTGTACATCAacatcggcgacggcggcaacatCGAGGGGCTCGCCGACAACTTCCGGTGGCCGCAGCCGGAGTACTCGGCGTTCCGGGAGGCGAGCTTCGGGCACGCCACGCTGCAGATCATGAACCGGACGCACGCCTACTACGAGTGGCACCGCAACAGCGACGGCGTCAAGGTCGTCGCCGACCATGCCTGGTTCACCAACCGATACTGGATGCCCACAGACACCAACtag
- the LOC102704476 gene encoding purple acid phosphatase 2-like, giving the protein MAFGVAARLALLFALATCAVAGVTSEYRRKLEATVDMPLDADVFRVPSGYNAPQQVHITLGDQTGTAMTVSWVTANEEGSSTVRYGRSAEKLEQAAEGRHARYDYFNYTSGFIHHCTLTGLSHATKYYYAMGFGHTVRTFSFTTPPLPAPDAPFKFGLIGDLGQTFDSNSTLAHYEANGGDAVLFLGDLSYADNYPLHDNRRWDSWARFVERSVAYQPWIWTAGNHELDFEPSLGETVPFKPFVHRYPTPYRAAGSTEPFWYSVKVASAHVIVLASYSAYGKYTPQWAWLQQELTKRVDRKVTPWLIVLMHSPWYNSNNYHYMEGETMRVQFERWLVDAKVDLVLAGHVHSYERSRRFSNIEYNIVNGKATPAPNRDAPVYITIGDGGNIEGIANNFTAPQPAYSAFREASFGHATLEIKNRTHAYYAWHRNHDGAKAVADAVWFTNRYWMPTDDDHV; this is encoded by the exons ATGGCGTTCGGGGTGGCTGCTCGCCTCGCCCTTCTCTTCGCCTTGGCgacgtgcgccgtcgccggggtgACGAGCGAGTACCGGCGCAAGCTGGAGGCCACGGTGGACATGCCGCTCGACGCCGACGTCTTCCGCGTGCCGTCGGGATACAATGCTCCGCAGCAG GTGCACATCACGCTGGGGGACCAGACGGGGACGGCGATGACGGTGTCGTGGGTGACGGCCAACGAGGAGGGCAGCAGCACGGTGAGGTACGGCAGGTCGGCGGAGAAGCTggagcaggcggcggagggcaGGCACGCCCGGTACGACTACTTCAACTACACCTCCGGGTTCATCCACCACTGCACCCTCACGGGGCTGAGCCACGCCACCAAGTACTACTACGCCATGGGCTTCGGCCACACCGTCCGCACCTTCTCCTTCACCACCCCTCCGCTGCCCGCCCCCGACGCCCCCTTCAAGTTCGGCCTCATCG GTGACCTCGGGCAGACGTTCGACTCGAACAGCACGCTGGCGCACTACGaggcgaacggcggcgacgccgtgcTCTTCCTCGGCGACCTGTCCTACGCCGACAACTACCCTCTCCACGACAACAGGCGGTGGGACAGCTGGGCGCGGTTCGTGGAGCGGAGCGTGGCGTACCAGCCGTGGATATGGACGGCCGGCAACCACGAGCTGGACTTCGAGCCGTCGCTGGGGGAGACGGTGCCCTTCAAGCCCTTCGTCCACCGCTACCCGACGCCGTaccgcgccgccggcagcaCGGAGCCCTTCTGGTACTCCGTCAAGGTCGCGTCGGCGCACGTCATCGTGCTCGCCTCCTACTCGGCCTACGGCAAGTACACGCCGCAGTGGGCGTGGCTGCAGCAGGAGCTCACCAAGCGCGTCGACCGGAAGGTGACGCCGTGGCTCATCGTGCTCATGCACTCGCCGTGGTACAACAGCAACAACTACCACTACATGGAGGGGGAGACGATGCGCGTGCAGTTCGAGCGGTGGCTCGTGGACGCCAAGGTCGACCTGGTGCTCGCCGGCCACGTCCACTCGTACGAGCGCAGCCGCCGCTTCTCCAACATCGAGTACAACATCGTGAACGGCaaggcgacgccggcgcccaACAGGGACGCGCCGGTGTACATCaccatcggcgacggcggcaacatCGAGGGCATCGCCAACAACTTCACGGCGCCGCAGCCGGCATACTCGGCGTTCCGGGAGGCCAGCTTCGGGCACGCAACGCTGGAGATCAAGAACAGGACGCACGCCTACTACGCGTGGCACCGCAACCACGACGGTGCCaaggccgtcgccgacgccgtctgGTTCACCAACCGCTACTGGATGCccaccgacgacgaccacgtgtga